A single window of Culicoides brevitarsis isolate CSIRO-B50_1 chromosome 3, AGI_CSIRO_Cbre_v1, whole genome shotgun sequence DNA harbors:
- the LOC134834481 gene encoding UDP-N-acetylglucosamine transferase subunit ALG14 homolog produces MILYSVVFCLLFIFIRVIYLLIVANRSNGSASSKKRTAKAKTMIVLGSGGHTAEMLEIVRELDIEKYAPRIYITAKTDTNSILRLVDTEIAKEPEKEKHNFEIVAIARSREVKQSYLTAIFSTLHATLDCIPVLVRTRPDLILTNGPGTCVPVCLVAFWLKIFFFNTNCRIVYVESYCRVKTLSLSGKLLIWMSDLFVAQWPDVAKCAKKIQYFGRLS; encoded by the exons ATGATTCTCTACTCCGtagttttttgtcttttatttatttttattcgagtAATTTACCTGCTGATTGTAGCTAACAGAAGCAATGGCAGCGCCAGCAGCAAAAAACGTACCGCAAAGGCAAAAACGATGATCGTGCTCGGGTCtggag GTCACACGGCAGAAATGTTAGAAATCGTTCGCGAACTCGACATCGAAAAGTACGCGCCACGCATCTACATCACCGCCAAAACGGACACAAATAGCATTTTGCGCCTTGTCGACACGGAAATTGCCAAAGAGCCCGAAAAGGAGAAGCACAACTTTGAAATTGTCGCAATTGCGAGATCGCGCGAAGTCAAGCAAAGTTACCTGACggcaattttttcgactttacATGCGACTCTCGACTGCATTCCGGTGCTGGTGCGCACGAGACCCGATTTGATTCTCACAAATGGACCTGGAACGTGCGTTCCCGTGTGTCTTGTGGCATTTTGGCTGAAAATCTTCTTCTTTAACACAAATTGCCGGATTGTCTACGTCGAAAGTTATTGTCGCGTGAAGACTTTGTCGCTCAGCGGCAAACTTTTGATCTGGATGTCGGATTTGTTTGTCGCGCAGTGGCCCGATGTCGCGAAATGCGCCAAGAAAATCCAGTATTTCGGGCGtttgagctaa
- the LOC134834893 gene encoding protein FRA10AC1, with protein sequence MFGRSHMNPYDFHKHLVNEYVLKNPGGTAALKRDDSKDKTDFDIIRENHRFVWNSDDVDDSWEKKLAKKYFDKLFKEYTISDLSQYKDNRVALRWRVEKEIVTGKGQFICGERKCDERENLRSWEVNFGYVEEGIKKNTLVKLRLCPSCSDKLNYRSKKREIKRLKRSSKKKSHKEGTVEKGETSKDLKDVSEESSSSKKANESEPEEPKASKNEVIIDKNHWTKESNSEENVTREEEFDDYLEDLLL encoded by the exons atgtttggtCGAAGTCACATGAATCCGTATGACTTCCACAAACATTTGGTCAATGAATATGTCCTGAAAAATCCTGGAGGTACTGCAGCTCTAAAAAGAGACGATTccaaag acaaaaccGATTTCGACATCATAAGAGAAAATCATCGATTTGTGTGGAATTCTGACGATGTCGACGACAGTTGGGAGAAAAAGTTGgctaaaaaatactttgataAACTCTTCAAGGAATACACAATCTCAGACCTGAGTCAGTACAAAGACAACAGAGTCGCCCTTCGATGGCGAGTTGAAAAGGAAATTGTGACGGGAAAAGGACAATTTATTTGCGGCGAACGAAAATGTGATGAACGagaaaatttg cgatCATGGGAAGTAAATTTCGGATACGTGGAAGAaggaataaagaaaaatactttGGTGAAGTTGCGACTTTGTCCGAGTTGTTCCGACAAATTGAACTACAGATCGAAAAAACGGGAAATTAAGCGGTTGAAGCGCAGTAGTAAAAAGAAAAGTCACAAAGAAGGAACTGTTGAGAAAGGAGAAACAAGTAAAGATCTTAAAGATGTTTCAGAGGAATCAAGTTCTTCAAAGAAGGCAAATGAATCAGAACCAGAAGAACCTAAAGCGAGCAAAAATGAAgttattattgataaaaatcattgGACTAAGG aaagcAATTCTGAAGAAAATGTTACACGAGAAGAAGAATTTGATGACTATTTGGAGGATTTATTGTTATGA
- the LOC134834976 gene encoding thyroid receptor-interacting protein 11 isoform X1, with amino-acid sequence MSWLQNLSKIKDEVTHFATEVLAPDMPETSSEASDTEKAKQKELQEQQLQEMASLVATQDAELMTLRKQIAELQQQQQQQQIKSIEASSTSGSSKPATISGSNVNLEDSWFWEPEDKTSSASSKKDDNESPSAADMTTIALDSGTEHEIIERLQRQLSEREAKLKKISIENALMNEKLSQLTAENKELTQNLDELDQQHSLAMEEVLKSKKIQTEKISAMEKDLEKLQKTEKMVKDLEEKLKSVTKSHTDLEENYKKVEKSYLSALESEKRLKDELEVFKNELESLVLENVELKAAIETKETSTRGELDNILVENKKCMEELKKISHENSELQAKVARFEEELAKNASKTAETDQNANLLERIKNLEDEITAICIENSKYKDDFELANQEKDEMFAELCERKKALDEFTIKFEHDMLDVKDKVKFMEDLEEENEKLKKKLRDLESGDVPKSAENISFAEMKELIKTHFSFDSNLVSEKDYFDDFLESTKDVTSKLKATERQLMDSVHELNVLKEAYAALENEKEILKTDLLNYEVECSELVKNNDILVMEVETLKTGKLETIPEQNEDIEILEQQLVDCNNEAKSKLDEFEVEKTNMLERIDGLSHNLMEMECKKRDLEMYIEGLENEKSNLLFEINELKADKGVSNTDDDAEEQISELEDQIHNMKRDNSELLKKIQTLEGALLESEHTFGTLQASLEEQKSEKSKYETEIAELNHRISTLQAELKESVQLGIETRLQLETEVSELQEKLKKSEENHSATQKNQQHEQDLVAETKINALETQISDLDACNGQLQAQITALNETIAATVHEKNELMHKLQEKTQENANFQGEIVRITQLHEVAAANCESLTQKLASLEADLKAAANKDAEKTNDQMHFLREKADILTANLLTEQNNQKLLQNEKIQLIEKNQNLTKDLERLREHLLEVEDGHTQEVMQLQKMIDEQKQRLADMEGQVKQSSTAYTSANIRANQQVEVLQNQYKLLVQQRDEISAKLSAAEDREEKHQAALTNLQCVLEQFQRDKQTDIDAACYKLRKDIEKGKEEENHLREEIDTLLNQLADAKQGLAAASRLSDQLETSNQTISKLKSELSRFQDKYLEIETKMQQSEQNQADKVEKQLVKNMLIGYIVAPNGTDKQQILKLLSAILDLNQEELAKVGLLKPSGWLGGLLASPGQQNTYNRESLSQAFVKFLETESSPRAPSAELLSLHKDTPTPVKAPPTPVSGTHSRSSSIGSAVGTTTMQTPTTTPHKPDRPTVAVQPILLNEGILQPTFVPQRNSSAILKDILNDS; translated from the exons aTCTCGGGCAGCAATGTCAATCTCGAGGACAGCTGGTTCTGGGAGCCGGAAGACAAAACTTCCTCCGCGTCGTCCAAAAAAGATGACAACGAGTCACCTTCAGCTGCCGACATGACCACAATTGCCTTGGATTCGGGCACGGAACACGAAATAATTGAACGTCTGCAACGTCAATTGAGCGAACGCGAAGCGAAACTCAAGAAAATCTCCATAGAAAATGCTTTgatgaacgaaaaattgagTCAATTGACGGCGGAGAACAAGGAACTCACGCAAAATCTCGACGAACTCGATCAGCAACACTCTTTGGCGATGGAAGAAGttctaaaatccaaaaaaattcaaacagaaaaaatttctgcgaTGGAAAAAGACCTcgaaaagttgcaaaaaactgaaaaaatggtCAAAGACTTGGAAGAAAAGCTAAAATCAGTTACAAAATCCCACACGGACCTCGaagaaaactacaaaaaagtcgaaaaatcgTATTTGAGCGCTCTAGAATCGGAAAAACGTCTCAAAGACGAGTTGGAAGTCTTCAAAAATGAACTTGAATCACTCGTTCTGGAAAATGTCGAACTCAAAGCAGCCATCGAGACTAAAGAAACTTCAACCAGAGGCGAATTGGACAATATTTTggtcgaaaataaaaaatgcatggAAGAACTGAAGAAGATTTCGCATGAAAATAGCGAGTTACAGGCAAAAGTCGCACGTTTCGAAGAGGAATTGgcgaaaaatgcatcaaaaactGCTGAAACTGATCAAAATGCGAATTTATTGGAACGAATTAAGAACTTGGAAGACGAAATTACGGCAATTTGCATCGAAAACAGCAAATATAAGGACGACTTTGAACTGGCGAACCAAGAAAAGGACGAAATGTTCGCAGAATTATGTGAAAGAAAGAAGGCCCTCGACGAATTTACGATAAAATTCGAACATGATATGCTCGATGTGAAGGACAAAGTCAAATTTATGGAAGATCTCGAGgaggaaaatgaaaaattgaagaaaaaacttcGAGATTTGGAGTCCGGAGACGTTCCAAAGTCAGCAGAAAACATTTCTTTCGCCGAAATGAAGGAACTGATCAAGACCCATTTCAGTTTCGACTCGAATTTGGTGTCCGAAAAGGactattttgatgattttttggagTCAACGAAGGATGTCACCTCTAAACTCAAAGCTACGGAGCGTCAATTGATGGATTCGGTTCACGAACTCAATGTTCTGAAGGAAGCTTATGCCGCGCTCGAGaacgaaaaggaaattttgaagaCAGATTTGCTAAATTACGAGGTCGAGTGCTCGGAACTCGTGAAAAACAACGATATTCTCGTCATGGAAGTGGAAACACTGAAAACGGGCAAGCTGGAGACCATTCCGGAGCAAAATGAGGACATTGAGATACTCGAACAGCAACTTGTCGATTGCAATAATGAGGCGAAGAGCAAGTTGGATGAGTTTGAAGTCGAAAAAACGAACATGTTGGAGCGAATTGACGGCTTGAGTCACAATTTGATGGAAATGGAGTGCAAAAAACGCGATTTGGAGATGTACATTGAGGGATTGGAGAACGAAAAAAGCAATTTGTTGTTCGAAATTAACGAACTGAAGGCAGATAAGGGCGTTTCCAACACGGATGACGACGCCGAGGAGCAAATTTCGGAGTTGGAAGACCAAATTCACAACATGAAACGCGATAATTCGGAGTTGCTGAAGAAAATTCAGACCTTGGAAGGGGCTTTGCTCGAATCGGAACACACTTTTGGCACTTTACAAGCGTCTTTGGAGGAGCAAAAGTCGGAAAAATCGAAATATGAGACCGAAATTGCCGAATTAAATCATCGAATTTCGACGCTTCAAGCAGAATTGAAGGAATCTGTGCAACTTGGCATCGAAACTCGTCTCCAACTTGAGACTGAAGTGTCAGAATTGcaagaaaaactcaaaaaatccgAGGAAAATCATTCAGCgactcaaaaaaatcaacagcaTGAACAGGATTTGGTCGCTGAAACGAAAATTAATGCATTAGAAACGCAGATTAGCGATCTCGACGCATGCAACGGGCAGCTACAAGCCCAAATCACCGCATTAAACGAAACAATTGCCGCAACGGTGCATGAGAAAAACGAATTAATGCATAAATTGCAGGAGAAAACGcaagaaaatgcaaatttcCAAGGCGAAATCGTGCGCATCACGCAACTGCACGAGGTTGCAGCGGCAAATTGTGAGAGTTTGACGCAAAAATTGGCGTCGCTTGAGGCGGATTTGAAGGCGGCCGCTAATAAGGATGCGGAAAAGACGAATGATCAGATGCACTTTTTAAGGGAAAAAGCGGATATTCTTACGGCGAATCTCTTGACGGAgcaaaataatcaaaagttgttgcaaaatgagaaaattcaacTAATTGAGAAGAATCAGAATTTAACGAAGGATTTGGAAAGGTTGAGGGAGCATTTGTTGGAAGTTGAGGATGGACATACGCAGGAAGTTATGCAGCTGCAGAAGATGATTGATGAGCAGAAACAGAGACTTGCCGATATGGAGGGACAAGTGAAGCAATCTAGTACGGCGTATACGTCAGCAAA CATTCGCGCGAATCAACAAGTAGAAGTCCTGCAAAACCAATACAAATTACTCGTTCAACAACGAGATGAAATTTCCGCTAAATTGAGTGCCGCTGAAGATCGCGAAGAAAAGCATCAGGCAGCTTTGACTAACTTACAATGCGTTCTCGAGCAGTTCCAACgag acaaaCAAACCGACATCGACGCTGCCTGCTACAAACTCCGCAAAGACATCGAAAAaggcaaagaagaagaaaatcatTTACGCGAAGAAATTGACACCCTTTTGAATCAACTTGCCGACGCCAAACAAGGCCTTGCTGCAGCTTCACGTCTTTCGGATCAACTTGAAACCAGTAATCAAACAATTTCGAAGCTAAAATCCGAGC ttTCCCGCTTCCAAGACAAATATCTGGAAATTGAGACGAAAATGCAGCAAAGTGAGCAAAATCAAGCCGATAAAGTCGAAAAACAGCTCgtcaaaaatatgttaattggATATATCGTTGCTCCGAATGGCACGGATAAGCAACAAATCCTGAAACTTCTCTCAGCAATTCTCGATTTGAATCAAGAGGAACTCGCCAAAGTCGGTTTACTTAAACCCAGTGGTTGGCTCGGCGGTTTATTGGCGTCTCCTGGTCAACAAA ACACCTACAACCGCGAAAGTCTCTCGCAAGCCTTTGTAAAATTCTTGGAGACTGAATCGTCGCCCCGGGCGCCCTCCGCTGAGCTGTTAAGTCTTCACAAAGACACTCCGACGCCAGTTAAGGCACCGCCGACGCCTGTTTCGGGCACACATAGCAGAAGTTCGAGCATTGGATCCGCTGTGGGAACGACGACGATGCAAACGCCAACGACAACGCCACATAAACCGGATCGCCCAACAGTTGCCGTTCAACCGATTTTACTGAATGAGGGGATTTTGCAGCCGACATTCGTTCCGCAACGAAATTCTAGTGCAATTTTGAAGGATATTCTGAATGATTCATGA
- the LOC134834976 gene encoding thyroid receptor-interacting protein 11 isoform X2 has product MTTIALDSGTEHEIIERLQRQLSEREAKLKKISIENALMNEKLSQLTAENKELTQNLDELDQQHSLAMEEVLKSKKIQTEKISAMEKDLEKLQKTEKMVKDLEEKLKSVTKSHTDLEENYKKVEKSYLSALESEKRLKDELEVFKNELESLVLENVELKAAIETKETSTRGELDNILVENKKCMEELKKISHENSELQAKVARFEEELAKNASKTAETDQNANLLERIKNLEDEITAICIENSKYKDDFELANQEKDEMFAELCERKKALDEFTIKFEHDMLDVKDKVKFMEDLEEENEKLKKKLRDLESGDVPKSAENISFAEMKELIKTHFSFDSNLVSEKDYFDDFLESTKDVTSKLKATERQLMDSVHELNVLKEAYAALENEKEILKTDLLNYEVECSELVKNNDILVMEVETLKTGKLETIPEQNEDIEILEQQLVDCNNEAKSKLDEFEVEKTNMLERIDGLSHNLMEMECKKRDLEMYIEGLENEKSNLLFEINELKADKGVSNTDDDAEEQISELEDQIHNMKRDNSELLKKIQTLEGALLESEHTFGTLQASLEEQKSEKSKYETEIAELNHRISTLQAELKESVQLGIETRLQLETEVSELQEKLKKSEENHSATQKNQQHEQDLVAETKINALETQISDLDACNGQLQAQITALNETIAATVHEKNELMHKLQEKTQENANFQGEIVRITQLHEVAAANCESLTQKLASLEADLKAAANKDAEKTNDQMHFLREKADILTANLLTEQNNQKLLQNEKIQLIEKNQNLTKDLERLREHLLEVEDGHTQEVMQLQKMIDEQKQRLADMEGQVKQSSTAYTSANIRANQQVEVLQNQYKLLVQQRDEISAKLSAAEDREEKHQAALTNLQCVLEQFQRDKQTDIDAACYKLRKDIEKGKEEENHLREEIDTLLNQLADAKQGLAAASRLSDQLETSNQTISKLKSELSRFQDKYLEIETKMQQSEQNQADKVEKQLVKNMLIGYIVAPNGTDKQQILKLLSAILDLNQEELAKVGLLKPSGWLGGLLASPGQQNTYNRESLSQAFVKFLETESSPRAPSAELLSLHKDTPTPVKAPPTPVSGTHSRSSSIGSAVGTTTMQTPTTTPHKPDRPTVAVQPILLNEGILQPTFVPQRNSSAILKDILNDS; this is encoded by the exons ATGACCACAATTGCCTTGGATTCGGGCACGGAACACGAAATAATTGAACGTCTGCAACGTCAATTGAGCGAACGCGAAGCGAAACTCAAGAAAATCTCCATAGAAAATGCTTTgatgaacgaaaaattgagTCAATTGACGGCGGAGAACAAGGAACTCACGCAAAATCTCGACGAACTCGATCAGCAACACTCTTTGGCGATGGAAGAAGttctaaaatccaaaaaaattcaaacagaaaaaatttctgcgaTGGAAAAAGACCTcgaaaagttgcaaaaaactgaaaaaatggtCAAAGACTTGGAAGAAAAGCTAAAATCAGTTACAAAATCCCACACGGACCTCGaagaaaactacaaaaaagtcgaaaaatcgTATTTGAGCGCTCTAGAATCGGAAAAACGTCTCAAAGACGAGTTGGAAGTCTTCAAAAATGAACTTGAATCACTCGTTCTGGAAAATGTCGAACTCAAAGCAGCCATCGAGACTAAAGAAACTTCAACCAGAGGCGAATTGGACAATATTTTggtcgaaaataaaaaatgcatggAAGAACTGAAGAAGATTTCGCATGAAAATAGCGAGTTACAGGCAAAAGTCGCACGTTTCGAAGAGGAATTGgcgaaaaatgcatcaaaaactGCTGAAACTGATCAAAATGCGAATTTATTGGAACGAATTAAGAACTTGGAAGACGAAATTACGGCAATTTGCATCGAAAACAGCAAATATAAGGACGACTTTGAACTGGCGAACCAAGAAAAGGACGAAATGTTCGCAGAATTATGTGAAAGAAAGAAGGCCCTCGACGAATTTACGATAAAATTCGAACATGATATGCTCGATGTGAAGGACAAAGTCAAATTTATGGAAGATCTCGAGgaggaaaatgaaaaattgaagaaaaaacttcGAGATTTGGAGTCCGGAGACGTTCCAAAGTCAGCAGAAAACATTTCTTTCGCCGAAATGAAGGAACTGATCAAGACCCATTTCAGTTTCGACTCGAATTTGGTGTCCGAAAAGGactattttgatgattttttggagTCAACGAAGGATGTCACCTCTAAACTCAAAGCTACGGAGCGTCAATTGATGGATTCGGTTCACGAACTCAATGTTCTGAAGGAAGCTTATGCCGCGCTCGAGaacgaaaaggaaattttgaagaCAGATTTGCTAAATTACGAGGTCGAGTGCTCGGAACTCGTGAAAAACAACGATATTCTCGTCATGGAAGTGGAAACACTGAAAACGGGCAAGCTGGAGACCATTCCGGAGCAAAATGAGGACATTGAGATACTCGAACAGCAACTTGTCGATTGCAATAATGAGGCGAAGAGCAAGTTGGATGAGTTTGAAGTCGAAAAAACGAACATGTTGGAGCGAATTGACGGCTTGAGTCACAATTTGATGGAAATGGAGTGCAAAAAACGCGATTTGGAGATGTACATTGAGGGATTGGAGAACGAAAAAAGCAATTTGTTGTTCGAAATTAACGAACTGAAGGCAGATAAGGGCGTTTCCAACACGGATGACGACGCCGAGGAGCAAATTTCGGAGTTGGAAGACCAAATTCACAACATGAAACGCGATAATTCGGAGTTGCTGAAGAAAATTCAGACCTTGGAAGGGGCTTTGCTCGAATCGGAACACACTTTTGGCACTTTACAAGCGTCTTTGGAGGAGCAAAAGTCGGAAAAATCGAAATATGAGACCGAAATTGCCGAATTAAATCATCGAATTTCGACGCTTCAAGCAGAATTGAAGGAATCTGTGCAACTTGGCATCGAAACTCGTCTCCAACTTGAGACTGAAGTGTCAGAATTGcaagaaaaactcaaaaaatccgAGGAAAATCATTCAGCgactcaaaaaaatcaacagcaTGAACAGGATTTGGTCGCTGAAACGAAAATTAATGCATTAGAAACGCAGATTAGCGATCTCGACGCATGCAACGGGCAGCTACAAGCCCAAATCACCGCATTAAACGAAACAATTGCCGCAACGGTGCATGAGAAAAACGAATTAATGCATAAATTGCAGGAGAAAACGcaagaaaatgcaaatttcCAAGGCGAAATCGTGCGCATCACGCAACTGCACGAGGTTGCAGCGGCAAATTGTGAGAGTTTGACGCAAAAATTGGCGTCGCTTGAGGCGGATTTGAAGGCGGCCGCTAATAAGGATGCGGAAAAGACGAATGATCAGATGCACTTTTTAAGGGAAAAAGCGGATATTCTTACGGCGAATCTCTTGACGGAgcaaaataatcaaaagttgttgcaaaatgagaaaattcaacTAATTGAGAAGAATCAGAATTTAACGAAGGATTTGGAAAGGTTGAGGGAGCATTTGTTGGAAGTTGAGGATGGACATACGCAGGAAGTTATGCAGCTGCAGAAGATGATTGATGAGCAGAAACAGAGACTTGCCGATATGGAGGGACAAGTGAAGCAATCTAGTACGGCGTATACGTCAGCAAA CATTCGCGCGAATCAACAAGTAGAAGTCCTGCAAAACCAATACAAATTACTCGTTCAACAACGAGATGAAATTTCCGCTAAATTGAGTGCCGCTGAAGATCGCGAAGAAAAGCATCAGGCAGCTTTGACTAACTTACAATGCGTTCTCGAGCAGTTCCAACgag acaaaCAAACCGACATCGACGCTGCCTGCTACAAACTCCGCAAAGACATCGAAAAaggcaaagaagaagaaaatcatTTACGCGAAGAAATTGACACCCTTTTGAATCAACTTGCCGACGCCAAACAAGGCCTTGCTGCAGCTTCACGTCTTTCGGATCAACTTGAAACCAGTAATCAAACAATTTCGAAGCTAAAATCCGAGC ttTCCCGCTTCCAAGACAAATATCTGGAAATTGAGACGAAAATGCAGCAAAGTGAGCAAAATCAAGCCGATAAAGTCGAAAAACAGCTCgtcaaaaatatgttaattggATATATCGTTGCTCCGAATGGCACGGATAAGCAACAAATCCTGAAACTTCTCTCAGCAATTCTCGATTTGAATCAAGAGGAACTCGCCAAAGTCGGTTTACTTAAACCCAGTGGTTGGCTCGGCGGTTTATTGGCGTCTCCTGGTCAACAAA ACACCTACAACCGCGAAAGTCTCTCGCAAGCCTTTGTAAAATTCTTGGAGACTGAATCGTCGCCCCGGGCGCCCTCCGCTGAGCTGTTAAGTCTTCACAAAGACACTCCGACGCCAGTTAAGGCACCGCCGACGCCTGTTTCGGGCACACATAGCAGAAGTTCGAGCATTGGATCCGCTGTGGGAACGACGACGATGCAAACGCCAACGACAACGCCACATAAACCGGATCGCCCAACAGTTGCCGTTCAACCGATTTTACTGAATGAGGGGATTTTGCAGCCGACATTCGTTCCGCAACGAAATTCTAGTGCAATTTTGAAGGATATTCTGAATGATTCATGA